GCGTGGGGACGCCTTCTGGCGCTATTCCTGCGTCATCCGGAAGCGCCGGGGTGGGCGGGCTTAGATGCTGCTCTCCTGCGGCGCTTTCGGACGAACAGGGGAGAAATGGCTGCATTGGCTCGGGCCCTTGAAATTTCTGCTGAGATCACCCATCTAAGTAGCCAGACGTTATGTTTGGCCTTGGCAGAAGAGCCGGATGGCGAGCGCTATCTGGCGCTCGCTATGCAGGATGCTGACGCAGAGGATCCGCTGCAGACGGAGGAAGCAGTACCGAGAGCTGTGGAGCGTGCCAATGAGGAGTTGCGACGGTTGCGCAGTTTGGCGCTTGGTCGGCTTGGCGATCGATCCGGAATCGGATCCCTTACGGCAGAGGAACGGGCGGAGCTGCGACGAAACCTGCGACAAAAGCGTGCGGCAAAGGTCGCACAGAGGTAAAAAGAAGTGCGCAAGATCTTTTCATTCGTGTTGGGTTTTTTGTATAATGGGCGGCTTTCCGTGCCGTTGGATCATCTATGACAGACAACGAAACTTCTTTGGATGCAGAGTCGCAGCGCTCTGAGCTTAAGGCCTTGATTGCGCGGGGAAAGGAGCAGGGATACCTGACCTATCGCGAGATCAACGACCTGCTGCCCGAGGAGATCTTCGATCCCGAACAGATGGAGAATGTCATCTCCATGATCAACGACTTGGGTATTGAGGTCTTCGAGGAAGCGCCGGAAGACGACAGTCTCCTTCTTGGCGACGGTGAGGGTGGTCCCAATATCGCCTCCCAAGAAGTGGAGGAGGCGGCAGAAGAGGCCTTGGCCGTGGTCGAGGCGGATATCGGGCGCACCAGCGACCCCGTACGCATGTACATGCGCGAGATGGGCAGCGTCGAACTACTCACCCGTGAGGGTGAAATCGAGATCGCGCGCCGTATTGAAGATGGTCTTCTGCAGGTACTGCGCGCGGTGTCTACCTGCCCAACCACCATTTCTCTGCTTTTGGAGGCAGCGGAACGGGTGGAGCGAGGCGAGTTGCGCCTTGACGAGATTGTCGACTCCTTCATTGATCCGAATGCAATTGACGAGAGCGCTGACGCCGAGGACGAGGAAATCAGTCTCGAAGCCAGCGATGACGCGGCAGAGGATGACGAAGAAGAGGGAGAGGGAGACACCCTCTCCGCGGCCGACAAGGGGCCGCAGATGGAGGAGGCGCTAGAGCGATTTGCCGCGATCCGCAGCGATTATCAATTCCTGATGGAATTGCGCACCCGCGGAGAAGGGCGCAGCAATGCCTATCAGGAACAACGCCAGTTGCTGGCGAGCCGGTTCCTGGAGATCAAGCTCAACGTGCGGCAGATTGATCTGATGGCCGACGCGCTGCGTGCCCTTACCGAGGAAGTGCGCCAGGCTGAGCGGCGGATCATGCACCTCTGCGTGGAGCGAGCCGGATATCCGCGCAAGGATTTTGTGCGCAGTTTTCCAGGGCGAGAGAGTGATCCGCAATGGCTGGACGAGCAGATTGCCTCGGGCAAGGTCTATGCCAACAAGCTGGCAGCATTGGCCGACGACATTCGCGCGGTCATGCATGTGATGGGTGATATCGAAAATCGTGCTGGGTTGCCCATTGCCGAGATCAAAGAGGCGAGTCGCCTGATGTCCATCGGCGAAGCCAAGGCGCGGCGAGCCAAAAAGGAAATGGTTGAGGCCAATCTGCGTCTAGTGATTTCCATTGCCAAAAAGTACACCAATCGTGGCTTGCAGTTCCTGGATCTGATTCAGGAGGGCAATATTGGGCTGATGAAAGCGGTAGATAAATTCGAGTATCGTCGTGGCTATAAGTTTTCCACCTATGCCACATGGTGGATACGTCAGGCCATTACTCGATCTATCGCGGATCAGGCACGCACGATTCGTATCCCGGTGCACATGATCGAGACCATCAACAAGCTCAACCGAATCAGTCGGCAGATGCTGCAGGAGATGGGGCGCGAGCCCAGTCCAGAGGAACTTGCCGAACGCATGGAAATGCCAGAAGACAAGATTCGCAAGGTGCTCAAGATTGCGAAGGAACCGATCTCCATGGAGACCCCTATCGGCGATGACGAAGATTCGCACCTGGGCGACTTCATCGAGGATCGCAACGTGGCGGCACCTACGGACTCCGCGATCAACGCCGCCATTCGCGAGGTGGTGGAGGAACTTCTCGATAACGGCTTGACCGCTCGCGAGGCCAAGGTGTTGCGCATGCGTTTCGGGATTGGGATGAATACCGACCATACCCTGGAAGAGGTTGGTAAACAGTTCGATGTCACGCGCGAGCGAATCCGGCAGATCGAGGCGAAGGCGCTGCGCAAGTTGCGCCATCCGTCGCGCTCCGATCGCCTCAAGAGTTTTGTGGATGGCGAAGTCACCATCCTCCCCTGATAAGTCGCGCTGCTCTCTTGAGCGGCGCGCAGTTTTGGGCCTATAGCTCAGTCGGTTAGAGCAGGGGACTCATAATCCCTTGGTCGTAGGTTCGAGTCCTACTGGGCCCACCAATGTAAACAAAGTCTTACGACTGCATAATCCTGCTGTACTGGATGCGTGTAAGCAACCTGCGCAGAAATTTGCCTACCAAGACCTCCATTCGTGAGATGCCCAAAGAACCGCGAGCTTTGGGCTTTTGACATGTACGGACAATTGTCGCACGATATCTCACCATAAGTGAACTGATCCCAGCGAGACCGCCCATGCTGAACACACCAAAATCCCAAGACAGGCCGCGTAATGCGCGCTTGGAGGCGCGCGTCTCCAGCGACCAAAAGAATTTCTTCCTGAAGGCCGCCACGCTGACGGGGCGGACTCTGAGTGAACTCGTCATCGACAGTACCCAGGAAGCGGCAGCGAAGATCGTGCGGGAGCACGACGTCATCCGCCTCTCCCGGGAGGAGCAGGTCGCTTTTGTCAGCGCCTTATTGGCGCCTTCGGAACCCGGCCCACGCCTCAAGCAGGCTGTGCAGAACTACCGTCAGCAGGCGGGGCGGTGATTGGCACTCGTTCTTGCTGCGGAACACATCGGACCGTTGGAAAAGCGTCATGATCGCAAGGCTTTTGATTGCGGCAACGAGGATCTGAATCGCTATCTGCGTGAGCAGGCGCGGCAAGACGCCGATAAGCGTGTCGCTGCGCCTTTCATCTTCACACAACCGGGCAGTTCGGCGGTGCTCGGCTTTTATACCCTCTCGGCCTCCGTCATCTCGGTTGATGAACTGCCGCCGGACCTGATGCAGCGGCTGCCGCGCTATGGGCAACTGCCGGTGACGTTGCTTGGCAGGTTGGCGGTAGATCGCTCGGTCAGCGGCCAGGGCGTGGGGGAGTTTTTGCTCGTGGACGCCCTGCGCCGTGGCCTGGGAGCCGCGCAGCAGATCGCGGCCATGGCGGTAATCGTGGATGCGAAGGATAGTCGGGCCGAAAGCTTCTATCGGCATTTCGACTTCCAGCCGTTTCAGCGAACCCCTTTGCGTCTCTTCCTGCCCATGGGGCAGATCGAGAAATTGTTTGCCTAAGGGAAGTTCTTAGACCATTTTTTATTGGCTCATGGATTTTTTGCTCAAGTTATGCCCGAGCTGAATTTGGTGAATCCAAGGGGTAGGAGTTGTTTCTTTTTTCGATGATATCACGCTGCGGGGCTATGTCGGTGCGTCGTTGCCCTGCCCAGTCGGTAACGGTCTGGTTTTAACTCACGCGTGTTGATAACGGTCTGGAGGATTCGCTTTCTCAGGAATGCGCTTTCGCACACGCAAAACAATTTCTACATCTTCCAGTTCCGTATCCGCAGGGAGTGAGGGGGTTTGCGCCAAGCGTAGTTCTTGCGCTGGGATATCCAGTAAGTCGCCGGAATCGACATAATAATAATGATGATGTGGCGAGACATTGGAGTCATAGAAAACTTTTCCCGGCTCTACAATCAACTCACGCACCAGCCCATGCTGCACAAAAAGCCCAAGGGTATTATAGACAGTTGCCTTGGAAACAACGGCATAGTCGGCGTTTACCCGTTGCATGATCTCCTCTGCAGACAGATGGGCATGACGGGCAAACAGAATATAACCAATCTCTACCCGCTGACTGGTAGGGTTGACCCCTGCGTCTCTGAGAACTTCTGAAACATCTTGTTTGTTCATGCCTTCCCGTGCCCACTCTCGCTGGAGTACAACTTTGTACTGAGTACAATATATTACGCTTTGCTGGGGATGGGAAGCCCATAGGGGCGCAGATCCAGGCGGGTCGGACGCCCAAGAATTCGATCGCGCATCAGTTCGGCGGTGATGGGGGCCAGGGTGAGCCCATAGCGAAAATGGCCGCTGGCGACAAAGATCCCTGGGTGCTCAGGTACTTCCCC
The window above is part of the Acidithiobacillus acidisediminis genome. Proteins encoded here:
- the rpoD gene encoding RNA polymerase sigma factor RpoD, whose translation is MTDNETSLDAESQRSELKALIARGKEQGYLTYREINDLLPEEIFDPEQMENVISMINDLGIEVFEEAPEDDSLLLGDGEGGPNIASQEVEEAAEEALAVVEADIGRTSDPVRMYMREMGSVELLTREGEIEIARRIEDGLLQVLRAVSTCPTTISLLLEAAERVERGELRLDEIVDSFIDPNAIDESADAEDEEISLEASDDAAEDDEEEGEGDTLSAADKGPQMEEALERFAAIRSDYQFLMELRTRGEGRSNAYQEQRQLLASRFLEIKLNVRQIDLMADALRALTEEVRQAERRIMHLCVERAGYPRKDFVRSFPGRESDPQWLDEQIASGKVYANKLAALADDIRAVMHVMGDIENRAGLPIAEIKEASRLMSIGEAKARRAKKEMVEANLRLVISIAKKYTNRGLQFLDLIQEGNIGLMKAVDKFEYRRGYKFSTYATWWIRQAITRSIADQARTIRIPVHMIETINKLNRISRQMLQEMGREPSPEELAERMEMPEDKIRKVLKIAKEPISMETPIGDDEDSHLGDFIEDRNVAAPTDSAINAAIREVVEELLDNGLTAREAKVLRMRFGIGMNTDHTLEEVGKQFDVTRERIRQIEAKALRKLRHPSRSDRLKSFVDGEVTILP
- a CDS encoding DUF1778 domain-containing protein → MLNTPKSQDRPRNARLEARVSSDQKNFFLKAATLTGRTLSELVIDSTQEAAAKIVREHDVIRLSREEQVAFVSALLAPSEPGPRLKQAVQNYRQQAGR
- a CDS encoding GNAT family N-acetyltransferase; protein product: MALVLAAEHIGPLEKRHDRKAFDCGNEDLNRYLREQARQDADKRVAAPFIFTQPGSSAVLGFYTLSASVISVDELPPDLMQRLPRYGQLPVTLLGRLAVDRSVSGQGVGEFLLVDALRRGLGAAQQIAAMAVIVDAKDSRAESFYRHFDFQPFQRTPLRLFLPMGQIEKLFA
- a CDS encoding Fur family transcriptional regulator, translating into MNKQDVSEVLRDAGVNPTSQRVEIGYILFARHAHLSAEEIMQRVNADYAVVSKATVYNTLGLFVQHGLVRELIVEPGKVFYDSNVSPHHHYYYVDSGDLLDIPAQELRLAQTPSLPADTELEDVEIVLRVRKRIPEKANPPDRYQHA